The Metallosphaera hakonensis JCM 8857 = DSM 7519 genome includes the window TATAATAAAGGAGAGAATAGCGGAGTATAAGAGACTCTTCGCCAACCCATATTGGGCTGCCGAGAAAGGACTCATAGACGATGTAATAGAGCCCAAGGATACCAGAAAGGTAGTAGCCTCAGCCCTGAGGATGCTTAAGAACAAGAGGGAGTTTAGACATCCAAAGAAGCATGGAAATATACCCCTCTAGGGTCTTCTTTTTCTAACTGTTAGTTTTCCATTTTCTATCTTGCTCTCTTGGGAAAACGCCCTTAATATGAGATCCAGTTTCCTTAAAGTTTCCTCATCTGCGTGAAAGGAAAGTTCCTGATCGTCCTTAGCCCTAAAGAACTCCTCCAATAATTCTTGCAGCTTCTTTGACAATCCTCTCACCTATTTTGTCTCCCAGCAAGGACTTGACCTTACCTGGGTCCATAATTAAGTCCTCCGGTTTTCTGAGCCCGTTCTCGTAGAGAAGCCTTCCCCTCTTTCTACCAACTCCAGGGACACGGACTAGGTCCAGAAGCTCCTCTTTAACACCGTCTGAGACTCTCTTGTTCAACTTGAGCATGATCTCAGCGTGGGATTCCCAGTCCAGGGCCAGGGAGACTTGATAACCAGAGTACGTTAACCAGTCCATGGTCTCCACAATTGACCTAAGGTCACCTGATCCCAACCCGTACTTAGACAGGATCGCGTCCTCCTCCACCTCCTCTATCCAGTCGTGAACTACCAACGCTATCTTTAAGGCAGAAAAGTACTGATAGGCCTCTTCCTCCTCGTCTGGAACCTCCATAAATGTAGCGCACGGCGAGGAGTCCAGGAGATCCTCCTCTTCTGCCTTACCAATGCTGGCAAGGGGACCGTCTGGAGTCAAGGCTAACATGTGGAGGTAAGGGATGTCGCAGTTCTCAGGTCCGCTCATGGAGAGGACGTCCTTAATGGTCTTTGCTGTGAATGGATTGATGTACAGATCCGCTACCTTCCTTCCAAACTTGGTTAATTTCACTCCTTCGCCAAAGAAGCCGTTCTCCCTTAGCCAAAGGATACCGTTCTCAACATACGTCTTGACTATTTCTTTATCCAAGAAGACCTCGTTGGTCATGGATCTAACGCTTTCTTCGGTCGCATCTTCGGAAGCTAAACCCAGTAGGAATGAATAGAAAGCCGACTCGTTTCCCAGCTTGGACTCCAGCGGTTCTGGAGGCGACAGGATGTATTTCTTTGCCACTCTTTCAGCATCCCTCTTATTCCTTACCACAATCACGGCTTCACCCTCACTGTCGAAGCCGGGTCTACCTGCCCTTCCGCTCATTTGCTTGTACTCCATCACTGAAATCTCCTCTTGATAACCCAATATCTTCCGGTTAAACCTATAGATATCCCCCACCACCACAGCCCTGGCTGGCAAGTTCACTCCTGCGGCTAACGTTGGTGTAGCTGTAATAACCTTAATGAGTCTCCTTCGGAAACCGTCCTCGATTACGTCCCTCAATCCCTTGGATAGACCAGCGTGATGAAAGGCAACTCCCTTCCTGAGTAACTCAATCAAATCCGACTTCTCGCTGGATCCCGCGTCCTCAACTTCCTCCAGCCTAGAGGCCAGTTCCTCAATTTCCTTCTTTTTTAGATTGAACTCAAGTTCTGCGATCTTCCATGCTGTAGTTTCAGCCATTTTCCTAGAGTTCCTGAATACCAACACCTGACCTCCTTCCCCAACCACTTTTCTAGTGTAAGCTAGGATTCCATCAGTACCTTTGAGTTGAACTGAAGTCCCATCGGAGTAGGTAACTGCAATCCTTTTGTCAGCGACCAGGATTCCTTCCTTAAGGGGGACAGGTCTCCAGTTGGTTGTTACAGGTTCGGCGTTCAGCCAAGAGGCTATATCGCGGGAGTTACTGATCGTGGCGCTTAAGGCGAGCAGGTTTCTCCTCTTAGCCCTCACTGCAACGCTTTCCACTACTGGGCCTCTTTTCCCGTCATTGAGGTAATGGAACTCGTCCAGTACGAAGTAGTCAGCTTCCTTAAGCCACTTGGGTCCATGACGCCAAAGAGAGTCCAATTTCTCGTACGTCGTCACTACGATATCGTATCTACTAAGGAAAGCGTCGTCTGTATCATAGTCACCTGAAGTTATCCCTACCTTGAAATTTAACAATTCCCAGTCCTTGAACGTGTTGTATTTCTCAGAGGTAAGAGCCCTCAACGGGGTAACATAGATTGCCCTAGCTCCTCCTCTTCTTAGATGGGAAATAATTCCCAGTTCTGCTATGAGAGTTTTACCCGATCCTGTAGGCGACGTTAAGAGTAGTCTTTTTCCTTCCAATAATCCTTTCTCAATGGCTTCAGACTGGACAGGATTTAAAGTAACGATGCCTCTCTTCCTAAGAACTTCTCTTACGCCGTCCTCCACAGGTAGATCGCTGACATCGACCGAATTCATTGAGTTGAAGATAGTTGTATTCATTATTTAACCTAATTGGGTGGGCGAGATTGAAATGTAAAGGCCCATTGTTAGTGAAAATGGAAAGCAAAACAAATAATTTTGTTTGAACTAGAGATTGTTCGTTAAAATCCAATCAACTGTATTTTTCCCTAAAATATTAGAAGGTTTTAATATCTCTTACAATGTATCATATTTCTCGAATGTCTAAGGGATCTCAGGAGCAACGAAACGAAGAGCCTAAGAGGGTCATAGGAGTTCTCGATCTTATATTCCTTTCACTAGGGGGACAATCGCCTTTCCTAAGCGTTTTAACGTACGGTGTGGAAGCCTATCTCATTATTGGCACGGGTGCCTCATTGGCCATAATCCTGGGCACGGTTCTGGTCTTGATCAATGGTATGGTAGTGTATATCCTTTCTCGAAAGTTTACAAAGGCCGGAGGGTACTACACCTACGCTTACTACAGTTTAACGAAAAGGTTGGGTTTTGAGACAGGTTGGCTCTACCTCTTGTACTCTTCAATGTACGGTTCAGCTTATGTTCTTGGAGCTTCATATATATTGTCCACTATAATCCCAGTTCCTGCAATTGTTATTGCTGCGATAATTCTAGGTGTTTCAAGCGCATTTGCTATCTTAGGTATAAAGCCAACAGCTAAGTACGCCATAGTAGCCAGTTTAATAGAAATTACAATGATGACAGCTCTAGCGGTTCTCTTCATGGCATCAACTCGCTTCTATTTATATAATCCGATTCCTCCTCATCTTAACTTGTCCGAACTTACTCTGGCCATTCTTTTCGGATCTTCGATACCTACGGGATACGGTTCTATAGCACCTTTATCAGGGGAGGTGAAAAATCCAGAAAAGAGTGTGCCCAGGGCCATAATTACTGTGATCCTTCTAGGCGGATTGTTAGCTGCATTCGATGTTTACGGAATTACGGATCACTTGATATACTTCCATATAACTGCCAATCAACTTAACCTGGTTCAACTAATAGACGACAGATTCGGATTATTAACGTTGGTATTCGTTCTCTTCGCGGCTGCGAACGACGGAATTTTAGCCACTCTCACTTATATGATGGCAACCTCAAGGACAGTGTTCGCTATGTCAAGGGGAGGATTTCTACCACAGGTTCTAGGAAAGTTGGAGTCTGGAAAGGGTCCCCTTAATGCTGTCTTCATAACGGTTTCGGTTTTTGCGCTTATTACAATCGGAGGTATTTTAGTTGCTGGACTTAACGCGTTTCTGGCTTTCACAATTACCGGTCTAGTGTCTCTGTTGGCAAACATTTTCGTTCATTTAGCTTCAGACTTTTCTCTGCTGAAGATATCCCTGGCCAAGATCAGCAGCAGGGTGAAATGGTTGATTCTATCTCTAGGTGGGATAACCTTCTCCTCCTATGAGCTTCTTAAATCGATCGGAAGTTCTTCACCCATTATAGTGTATTTCTTCATGGGTACTATAATCCTAGGTTTCCTGGCAGCTGAAATTATGGAGATGAGCAAAGATGAGGAAGAGGACAATCATGCTGGCAGGAAGGAAAACAACGTGAATTCGAATAAAGTCAGCCTAAAGGAGAAAAAAGAAAGTGTAACTTAGTGGTGCCCGTGATGTTCATGCATTTCTCCATGGGTAGGAACGTCGGTTTCCTTTAGTTTCCCTGCTATCAAATCACTAAGCGCATCGTCCACTCTCATGCCACTCGCAATGTAAATCTTTGCTTTCCCCTGTAGATACCTGACACCAGGTGCACCTATCTCTGCTACGAGGAATCCTGTAACTCCTCTCTCGAGAGCTGATCTCAACATGTGTATTCCCCTTGCAGCTGTAGCCTGTAGCGCCGGGTTATCATACTCCTCAATTAATTTGACTTCGTTACCTAACTCGTAAATTCTAACCCTCAACCCTTCCCCTGGACCATCTACGTATTCGTCGGTAACTGGTACCGCTATCCTCATGATATCACTTCCATTAATCTCTCGCTGAGTCTTTTAATCCTTTCTTTCATTAAAACAATTTTTTCAGGATCATTTCTCTTCAAGTCCTCTAGGTAGTCGACGTAGAACTCCATCTCCTTTACTATCTCCTCAGGGGAGTTAGGTTGTTGATCAGCTCCCTCCTTGAATCTCGACATCATAGCCATCCTCTGTCTTATTAGTTCTATTTCCTCTCTCCCCGTGCTAGTTAACTCGTATCTGCCGTCTTCCTTCTTCCTAATGAATCCTTCCTCTGTCATCTTAGCTAGCATTGGGTAGAGGGATCCAGGGGAGGGTTTCCAAAATCCCCTGCTCATGGTCTCTATCTCCTTCATTATCTCAATGCCGTTTTTAGGAGACTCGCTAATTGAGAAGAGGATTGCAAACCTCAGACCTCTTCTATGCCCTTTGTGACCAAATCCGTGATGAAACATATTCTATCTAATAACCGATATCGATTTTCAGATATAAACTTTTTCCTCCAGGTTCCAGATTTATGATAGAGAACTCAACCAAATCCGCGAAGTCTGGGGCTACCGGGTACAGTTGCGTACTTTACCTGAAAATGACGTTTCTTACACATCTATACATGGTAGCCTCCGAAGTCTCTGAATAATTGAAGAGTCGTGAGGAAAGTGAACTATGAGAACGTTATTCTAAACTATTTTGACAATGTTTTTAAATAACGAAGACTTGACATCATTTATGAACAAGGTTCTATTAGTGGGAGTATTAGCAATAGCCGTTATACTGATCTCAGTTGTGGGTTTTCTTAATTACAATCCTTCATATAAAACGAGTCAGACGGGACTGAAGGTCAATCTGGAGTCAGCTCCGTCTACAGGAGTTCTTCTCTCACCAGTTCAAGCTCAAGCGTCCACTGGGGTACAAGGGTATACAGTTGGAGCATGGATTGAGCTAAGCAACTTATCGGGTATTGCCCCATCTGGTACTGTTACCTCTCAATTTATTAATAACATTTCAAAGGACTTCGGGACTACTTTCTCTGAGGTCTTAGTTCACAATAGTACTTCAAGTGCAATTGTTTTCGTATCCAAGGCTGTTTCCCAGAATATTTCAACAGGATTCAGAAAAATCGCGTTAATTCTAGTAGCAGGATACAACTTTAACGTTAACAAGTCAGGCAATATGGAATATGTTTATGGCAATATATCTGGGACAGGAATCTCTCTTGGTTACGATGGGACGTACCTAGTGGGGGCTGTGGTAAATGGAGTTCAAGAGCCAGCTCAATCAGCGTTGTCTCTTCTCATGAACCAGTATCAAGACGTTGTAAACTCTCAGAGCGCATTGGTTCAACCACCATCAATATTTTCAAGCGTGCCTAACATGAAGCTAGCACTTTGGGCTTACGTCAATTACACGGCACTTAAGAGCCTTAACTTATCACAAGGTTTCAAGATGGGCGGAATCATGGGACTTAACAAGTTGAATTCCATGAGTGCTTACTCCAAGTTCCAAAACACCAGCAGAAACATGAAGTTAAACGTGAGTACGGGCTACCTAGCCCTCTATGCGAATAGTAGTTCTCTCCTAGCTGTTCAAGTGACCCAGTATAAGACCTCATCTGAGGCACAACAACAATATAACCAGACCCTGACTTTCTATGAACAATACAAGGACTACACCGGAATGAACGCCGTGATATCTCAAGGGAGCGAGGACGGCTCTCCCTACTTTATTGCAAATCCCAACCCCATGAACAATAACACCCTAATTCTTGCCTCTGTTTCCGGTCCCTACTTCATAACTGAGGCCAACTACGCGACTGTAGCTAGTCAAACCCTATTGCTCTCCTATCTTCAGGGGCTTTTAAGCCAACTCTAATTTTTTAATGTAAGGATCTATAATTGGTTTGATATTTTCATAAACTTATTATATCTTTGTTCATAAATTTGTCGTATGAAGTTAGGTTTGATTTTAGCCCTAATGATTCTTTTTTCTCCCTTAATGATAGGTTCGTTAACCTCAGGCACAACGTATGCAACCTATTATGGTCCAGAATATCAAGGTGCACTGCAGGGACCATTGCCCAGTTCGTCCCAAGTTTGCGTCTCTGTCTTTATACCACCTAAGAACCTTAACTATCTCTACCTTTTAGTCCAGGAAATAGGAAACCATCAGATCAAGCCCTTAAATAGGTCGCAGTTGGTGTCCGAGTTCGGTAATGTTAAGGTGGAACATGAGGTGGAGAGTTATCTTCGTAGTAACGGATTCACCGTAGTGTATAGTAGTCCCTTTTCCGTGATGGGCGTCTCCAACGCATCCCAAGTGGAGAAGTTATTTAGAACATCGTTGTTCCTTTACAACTTCAACGGAAATGTTTACTATAGGCCAACCTCAACTCCTGTTATACCATCGCAATTGAGGGATACGATAATCATGGGTTTATCTAATTTTACGCTGATCAAACCGGACCTAACAGTTTTGGGAAATCTTACATCACAGGGACTCAGGTTTGGGTCTCCTAACTACTTCGGTTTTCAGTTCTCAGCAACCTACTATACTGGGAGGGAAATACAGGAAGCTTATAACGTAACCCCTGGGGGCAAGAACGTTACCGTGGCTGTCATTGATGCCTACGGAGATCCAGAGCTAATACAGGACCTAAAGGCATTTGACAAACAGAACGGCCTTCCTCCCATCAACCTTACGATTCTACCAGTGGGACCATATCATCCAATTTTCGGGCCCTTCTCCGGTTGGGATACGGAGACTGCACTGGATGTTGAAGCCGTTCACTCCATGGCCCCATATGCTCACGTTATTGCAGTTATTGCCTCAAATCCTGGGGCAGCTCTATTTGAAGCTGTGGATTTAGTTGTATCCGAGGATCTGGCCCAGGTAGTATCCATGAGCTGGGGGTTGCCTGAGAACGTTATTGGGGCATCTGGATTTTACGCCTATTTTCAGGGAAGCACTCCCAATTATCCCTATCTAGATTACTATTTCGCCCTAGGTTCGGCCGAGGGAATATCCTTCTTTGCTGCATCTGGGGACAACGGAGCTTATGGAGGAACAGTAACAAGCCACGGCGGAGTAAACTTTCCAGCATCTTCTCCTTTCGTCACCGCTGTGGGTGGAACGTCGCTCTACCTTAACGTTACATCGGGCTCCCTGGAGGATAAGAACGCCAGCTCAGTCTACGGCTACGAGGCTGCATGGGGGGTCCTTCCTCAGTACTTCGAACCCGGGGTTACAAGCGTATCTTCGGGTGGTGGGCCAAGCACTCTGTTCCCAGCTCCATGGTATCAGAGGGAGTATCTTAATGCGAGTACTAGGGAGACTCCTGACGTAAGTGCAGATGCCAATCCATACACCGGGCTTGTGGTTTTCGCCGAAGGGGTAGAGCAGGTCATAGGTGGGACTAGCCTAGCTACTCCTCTCTGGGCTGGGGTGACAGCAGACTTGGACTCGCAACTGAACCAGTCCCTTGGGCTCGTTAATCCGGCCTTATACTGGATTTACTCAAATTCTTCCCTGTATGGAAAGGCATTCCATCCTATCTATGTTGGAACCAACGGTGTCTACTCAGCGGGCAAAGGATACAATATGGTTACAGGGCTAGGGTCTCCCAACTATCCCTACTTGCTGAACGCGATAAAGACTTACCTCAACCATCCCACACTCAAGATCTCGGTTTCCACTTTCTCTGAGAATACCTCATACCCATGGTACGCTTACAATTCCTCAGTGAAAATAGTGGCCTACATAACTAACTC containing:
- the hel308 gene encoding ATP-dependent DNA helicase Hel308 gives rise to the protein MNSVDVSDLPVEDGVREVLRKRGIVTLNPVQSEAIEKGLLEGKRLLLTSPTGSGKTLIAELGIISHLRRGGARAIYVTPLRALTSEKYNTFKDWELLNFKVGITSGDYDTDDAFLSRYDIVVTTYEKLDSLWRHGPKWLKEADYFVLDEFHYLNDGKRGPVVESVAVRAKRRNLLALSATISNSRDIASWLNAEPVTTNWRPVPLKEGILVADKRIAVTYSDGTSVQLKGTDGILAYTRKVVGEGGQVLVFRNSRKMAETTAWKIAELEFNLKKKEIEELASRLEEVEDAGSSEKSDLIELLRKGVAFHHAGLSKGLRDVIEDGFRRRLIKVITATPTLAAGVNLPARAVVVGDIYRFNRKILGYQEEISVMEYKQMSGRAGRPGFDSEGEAVIVVRNKRDAERVAKKYILSPPEPLESKLGNESAFYSFLLGLASEDATEESVRSMTNEVFLDKEIVKTYVENGILWLRENGFFGEGVKLTKFGRKVADLYINPFTAKTIKDVLSMSGPENCDIPYLHMLALTPDGPLASIGKAEEEDLLDSSPCATFMEVPDEEEEAYQYFSALKIALVVHDWIEEVEEDAILSKYGLGSGDLRSIVETMDWLTYSGYQVSLALDWESHAEIMLKLNKRVSDGVKEELLDLVRVPGVGRKRGRLLYENGLRKPEDLIMDPGKVKSLLGDKIGERIVKEAARIIGGVL
- a CDS encoding APC family permease — encoded protein: MSKGSQEQRNEEPKRVIGVLDLIFLSLGGQSPFLSVLTYGVEAYLIIGTGASLAIILGTVLVLINGMVVYILSRKFTKAGGYYTYAYYSLTKRLGFETGWLYLLYSSMYGSAYVLGASYILSTIIPVPAIVIAAIILGVSSAFAILGIKPTAKYAIVASLIEITMMTALAVLFMASTRFYLYNPIPPHLNLSELTLAILFGSSIPTGYGSIAPLSGEVKNPEKSVPRAIITVILLGGLLAAFDVYGITDHLIYFHITANQLNLVQLIDDRFGLLTLVFVLFAAANDGILATLTYMMATSRTVFAMSRGGFLPQVLGKLESGKGPLNAVFITVSVFALITIGGILVAGLNAFLAFTITGLVSLLANIFVHLASDFSLLKISLAKISSRVKWLILSLGGITFSSYELLKSIGSSSPIIVYFFMGTIILGFLAAEIMEMSKDEEEDNHAGRKENNVNSNKVSLKEKKESVT
- a CDS encoding NifB/NifX family molybdenum-iron cluster-binding protein, translating into MRIAVPVTDEYVDGPGEGLRVRIYELGNEVKLIEEYDNPALQATAARGIHMLRSALERGVTGFLVAEIGAPGVRYLQGKAKIYIASGMRVDDALSDLIAGKLKETDVPTHGEMHEHHGHH
- a CDS encoding PadR family transcriptional regulator, producing the protein MFHHGFGHKGHRRGLRFAILFSISESPKNGIEIMKEIETMSRGFWKPSPGSLYPMLAKMTEEGFIRKKEDGRYELTSTGREEIELIRQRMAMMSRFKEGADQQPNSPEEIVKEMEFYVDYLEDLKRNDPEKIVLMKERIKRLSERLMEVIS